A stretch of Chroicocephalus ridibundus chromosome 24, bChrRid1.1, whole genome shotgun sequence DNA encodes these proteins:
- the ACVR1B gene encoding activin receptor type-1B isoform X2 → MVSVFNLDGVKHHVRTCIPEAKLIPAGKPFYCLSSEDLRNTHCCYSDFCNKIDLMVPSGHLKDNEPPSSWGPVELVAVIAGPVFLVFVVMIIVVFVFHHHQRVYHNRQRLDMEDPSCEMCLSKDKTLQDLVYDLSTSGSGSGLPLFVQRTVARTIVLQEIIGKGRFGEVWRGRWRGGDVAVKIFSSREERSWFREAEIYQTVMLRHENILGFIAADNKDNGTWTQLWLVSDYHEHGSLFDYLNRYTVTIEGMIKLALSAASGLAHLHMEIVGTQGKPGIAHRDLKSKNILVKKNGTCAIADLGLAVRHDSVTDTIDIAPNQRVGTKRYMAPEVLDETINMKHFDSFKCADIYALGLVYWEIARRCNAGGIHEEYQLPYYDLVPSDPSIEEMRKVVCDQKLRPNIPNWWQSYEALRVMGKMMRECWYANGAARLTALRIKKTLSQLSVQEDVKI, encoded by the exons ATGGTCTCAGTCTTCAACCTGGATGGTGTTAAACATCACGTTCGGACCTGCATTCCTGAAGCAAAATTGATTCCTGCTGGGAAACCCTTCTATTGTCTGAGTTCAGAAGATCTGCGTAATACTCACTGCTGCTACTCTGATTTTTGCAACAAAATTGATTTGATGGTTCCCAGTG GACACCTGAAAGATAACGAACCCCCATCGAGCTGGGGTCCTGTAGAGCTGGTGGCGGTGATTGCTGGACCTGTCTTCCTTGTGTTTGTTGTCATGATCATAGTAGTCTTTGTTTTTCATCACCACCAACGAGTCTATCACAATCGTCAGCGGCTGGACATGGAAGACCCCTCTTGTGAAATGTGTCTGTCGAAGGATAAGACCTTGCAAGATCTGGTCTACGATCTCTCCACCTCTGGCTCTGGTTCAG GTTTGCCGCTTTTTGTCCAACGGACTGTGGCTCGGACGATTGTCCTGCAGGAGATCATTGGGAAAGGCCGCTTCGGGGAAGTGTGGCGTGGCAGGTGGCGTGGAGGTGACGTAGCTGTAAAAATCTTCTCTTCCCGTGAGGAGCGGTCCTGGTTTAGGGAAGCGGAAATATATCAGACCGTTATGCTGCGACATGAGAACATCCTGGGATTTATTGCTGCGGATAACAAAG ATAACGGAACGTGGACTCAGCTGTGGCTCGTCTCCGATTACCACGAGCATGGATCTCTCTTTGACTACCTTAATCGATACACGGTGACTATTGAGGGGATGATCAAGCTCGCCCTGTCTGCTGCTAGTGGGCTGGCCCATCTACACATGGAGATTGTGGGTACTCAGG gAAAGCCTGGGATTGCTCACAGGGACTTGAAATCCAAGAACATCTTGGTGAAGAAGAACGGCACGTGTGCCATCGCCGACCTTGGTCTGGCCGTCCGGCATGATTCGGTTACGGATACGATTGATATTGCACCAAATCAAAGGGTTGGAACCAAACG ATACATGGCCCCCGAGGTCTTGGATGAAACCATTAACATGAAGCATTTTGATTCATTTAAATGTGCCGATATCTATGCCCTGGGCTTGGTCTACTGGGAGATTGCTCGAAGGTGCAACGCGGGAG GTATCCACGAAGAATATCAGCTTCCGTACTACGACCTTGTACCCTCTGATCCTTCTATTGAGGAGATGCGGAAGGTCGTATGTGATCAGAAATTACGGCCTAATATCCCGAACTGGTGGCAAAGCTACGAG GCGCTGCGGGTGATGGGTAAGATGATGCGGGAATGCTGGTACGCCAACGGAGCGGCTCGACTTACTGCCCTCCGCATTAAGAAAACCCTCTCGCAGCTCAGTGTCCAGGAAGATGTGAAAATCTAg
- the ACVR1B gene encoding activin receptor type-1B isoform X1, giving the protein MAARPPPRRRPPLLPPPPAALLLVLLLAGALGGARALTCLCSDCKQANSTCETDGACMVSVFNLDGVKHHVRTCIPEAKLIPAGKPFYCLSSEDLRNTHCCYSDFCNKIDLMVPSGHLKDNEPPSSWGPVELVAVIAGPVFLVFVVMIIVVFVFHHHQRVYHNRQRLDMEDPSCEMCLSKDKTLQDLVYDLSTSGSGSGLPLFVQRTVARTIVLQEIIGKGRFGEVWRGRWRGGDVAVKIFSSREERSWFREAEIYQTVMLRHENILGFIAADNKDNGTWTQLWLVSDYHEHGSLFDYLNRYTVTIEGMIKLALSAASGLAHLHMEIVGTQGKPGIAHRDLKSKNILVKKNGTCAIADLGLAVRHDSVTDTIDIAPNQRVGTKRYMAPEVLDETINMKHFDSFKCADIYALGLVYWEIARRCNAGGIHEEYQLPYYDLVPSDPSIEEMRKVVCDQKLRPNIPNWWQSYEALRVMGKMMRECWYANGAARLTALRIKKTLSQLSVQEDVKI; this is encoded by the exons atggccgcccgcccgccgccccgccgccgcccgccgctgctgccgccgccgcccgccgcgctcctGCTCGTCCTGCTGCTGGCCGGGGCGCTCGGCGGGGCCCGCG ctttGACATGTTTGTGCTCCGACTGCAAACAAGCGAACTCCACGTGTGAAACGGATGGCGCGTGCATGGTCTCAGTCTTCAACCTGGATGGTGTTAAACATCACGTTCGGACCTGCATTCCTGAAGCAAAATTGATTCCTGCTGGGAAACCCTTCTATTGTCTGAGTTCAGAAGATCTGCGTAATACTCACTGCTGCTACTCTGATTTTTGCAACAAAATTGATTTGATGGTTCCCAGTG GACACCTGAAAGATAACGAACCCCCATCGAGCTGGGGTCCTGTAGAGCTGGTGGCGGTGATTGCTGGACCTGTCTTCCTTGTGTTTGTTGTCATGATCATAGTAGTCTTTGTTTTTCATCACCACCAACGAGTCTATCACAATCGTCAGCGGCTGGACATGGAAGACCCCTCTTGTGAAATGTGTCTGTCGAAGGATAAGACCTTGCAAGATCTGGTCTACGATCTCTCCACCTCTGGCTCTGGTTCAG GTTTGCCGCTTTTTGTCCAACGGACTGTGGCTCGGACGATTGTCCTGCAGGAGATCATTGGGAAAGGCCGCTTCGGGGAAGTGTGGCGTGGCAGGTGGCGTGGAGGTGACGTAGCTGTAAAAATCTTCTCTTCCCGTGAGGAGCGGTCCTGGTTTAGGGAAGCGGAAATATATCAGACCGTTATGCTGCGACATGAGAACATCCTGGGATTTATTGCTGCGGATAACAAAG ATAACGGAACGTGGACTCAGCTGTGGCTCGTCTCCGATTACCACGAGCATGGATCTCTCTTTGACTACCTTAATCGATACACGGTGACTATTGAGGGGATGATCAAGCTCGCCCTGTCTGCTGCTAGTGGGCTGGCCCATCTACACATGGAGATTGTGGGTACTCAGG gAAAGCCTGGGATTGCTCACAGGGACTTGAAATCCAAGAACATCTTGGTGAAGAAGAACGGCACGTGTGCCATCGCCGACCTTGGTCTGGCCGTCCGGCATGATTCGGTTACGGATACGATTGATATTGCACCAAATCAAAGGGTTGGAACCAAACG ATACATGGCCCCCGAGGTCTTGGATGAAACCATTAACATGAAGCATTTTGATTCATTTAAATGTGCCGATATCTATGCCCTGGGCTTGGTCTACTGGGAGATTGCTCGAAGGTGCAACGCGGGAG GTATCCACGAAGAATATCAGCTTCCGTACTACGACCTTGTACCCTCTGATCCTTCTATTGAGGAGATGCGGAAGGTCGTATGTGATCAGAAATTACGGCCTAATATCCCGAACTGGTGGCAAAGCTACGAG GCGCTGCGGGTGATGGGTAAGATGATGCGGGAATGCTGGTACGCCAACGGAGCGGCTCGACTTACTGCCCTCCGCATTAAGAAAACCCTCTCGCAGCTCAGTGTCCAGGAAGATGTGAAAATCTAg
- the ACVRL1 gene encoding serine/threonine-protein kinase receptor R3, whose translation MPCGAPGRAVLALMTLSLGFAADELLCACDVPHCSLPTCTGKVCFVSKRKEEGTITQHRGCFSQNILENCNTPVTEQYGMTCCNFSMCNAELEIFLQGEEALGKAPSLPSLLLMIFVPLLTLLILTVLTALFCWKVAQHRHKKSDFGDTDLMLKASMVGDSTLEDLLNDDCTTGSGSGLPFLVQRTVARQITLVECVGKGRYGEVWRGVWHGESVAVKIFSSRDEQSWFRETEIYNTVLLRHDNILGFIASDMTSRNSSTQLWLITHYHENGSLYDYLQRTALDVETCLGLASSIICGLVHLHVEIFGTQGKPAIAHRDLKSRNILVKSNHQCCIADLGLAVMHSQGSDYLDIGNNPRVGTKRYMAPEVLSEQIRTNCFESYKKTDIWAYGLVLWEITRRTVVNGIVEEYRPPFFDAVPSDPSFEDMKKVVCIDQQTPVIPNRLFSDLVLSALVKIMKECWYQSPSARLTALRIKKTLKKLNNSLEKPKPEQ comes from the exons ATGCCGTGCGGAGCCCCCGGCCGGGCAGTGCTGGCGCTGATGACCCTCTCCCTCGGCTTCGCAGCCG ATGAGCTGCTGTGCGCCTGCGACGTGCCGCACTGCAGCCTGCCCACCTGCACGGGCAAGGTGTGCTTCGTCagcaagaggaaggaggaggggaccATCACCCAGCACAGGGGCTGCTTCTCCCAGAACATCCTGGAGAACTGCAACACGCCCGTGACAGAGCAGTACGGCATGACATGCTGCAACTTCAGCATGTGCAACGCTGAGCTGGAGATCTTCCTGCAAG GAGAAGAGGCCCTGGGAAAGGcaccttccctgcccagcctcctcctGATGATCTTCGTCCCGCTGctcaccctcctcatcctcacggTGCTCACGGCGCTCTTCTGCTGGAAGGTGGCCCAGCACCGCCACAAGAAAAGTGACTTTGGAGACACGGACCTCATGCTGAAGGCATCCATGGTGGGAGACAGCACTTTGGAG GACTTGCTGAATGACGACTGCACCACAGGCAGCGGCTCGGGGCTGCCCTTCCTCGTCCAGCGAACGGTGGCTCGGCAGATCACCCTCGTGGAGTGCGTGG GCAAAGGACGCTACGGCGAAGTGTGGCGAGGCGTGTGGCATGGGGAGAGCGTGGCCGTGAAGATCTTCTCCTCCCGGGACGAGCAGTCGTGGTTCCGCGAGACCGAGATCTACAACACCGTCCTCCTCCGGCATGACAACATCCTGG GCTTCATCGCCTCCGACATGACGTCAAGGAACTCCAGCACCCAGCTCTGGCTCATCACCCACTACCACGAGAACGGCTCGCTCTACGACTACCTGCAGAGGACGGCCCTGGACGTGGAGACCTGCCTGGGGTTGGCCTCCTCCATCATCTGTGGCCTTGTCCACCTCCACGTAGAGATCTTTGGCACCCAGGGCAAGCCCGCCATCGCCCACCGCGACCTGAAGAGCAGGAACATCTTGGTGAAAAGCAACCATCAGTGCTGTATCGCGGACCTGG GGCTGGCCGTCATGCACTCCCAGGGCAGTGACTACTTGGACATCGGCAACAACCCCCGGGTGGGCACCAAGCGCTACATGGCCCCGGAGGTGCTCAGTGAGCAGATCCGCACCAACTGCTTCGAGTCCTACAAGAAGACGGACATCTGGGCGTACGGGCTGGTGCTCTGGGAGATCACCCGGCGGACGGTGGTGAACG GCATCGTGGAGGAGTACCGGCCGCCCTTCTTTGATGCTGTCCCCAGCGACCCCAGCTTCGAGGACATGAAGAAGGTGGTGTGCATCGACCAGCAGACCCCTGTGATCCCCAACCGCCTCTTCTCCGACCTG GTTTTGTCGGCGCTGGTGAAGATCATGAAGGAGTGCTGGTACCAGAGCCCCTCAGCCCGCCTCACCGCCCTGCGGATTAAAAAGACGCTGAAGAAGCTGAACAATTCCCTGGAAAAGCCCAAACCGGAGCAGTGA